From one bacterium Scap17 genomic stretch:
- a CDS encoding DUF2782 domain-containing protein, whose amino-acid sequence MRSTASIAPHSLLRLPTLLATGLLLAVTALSAPLAVAESEAPKPQITSRQQDDRQLREYRVNGHLYAIEIIPKGGAPFFLLDSDGNGNFIKSSVTSASQLKVPGWALKK is encoded by the coding sequence ATGCGCTCGACTGCTTCCATTGCTCCGCATTCCCTGCTGCGCCTGCCCACGCTGCTGGCCACCGGGCTGCTGCTGGCCGTCACCGCCCTGAGTGCGCCGCTGGCCGTCGCCGAGAGCGAGGCCCCGAAGCCGCAGATCACCAGCCGTCAGCAGGATGACCGCCAGCTGCGCGAATACCGCGTCAATGGCCATCTGTATGCCATCGAGATCATCCCCAAGGGCGGCGCGCCCTTCTTCCTGCTCGACAGTGACGGCAACGGCAACTTCATCAAGTCCAGCGTCACCAGTGCCAGCCAGCTCAAGGTACCCGGCTGGGCACTGAAAAAGTGA
- the polA gene encoding DNA polymerase I: MAATPIVLVDGSSYLYRAFHALPPLTTSKGLPTGAVKGVINMLKSLIRQYPDSPMAVVFDAKGKTFRDDMYPEYKAQRPPMPDDLRLQVEPLHACVRALGLPLLCVEGVEADDVIGTLARMATEAGRDAVISTGDKDMAQLVNEHITLVNTMKNETLDVDGVTEKFGIPPNLIIDFLALMGDKVDNIPGVPGVGEKTALGLLQGMEGGLDTIYGDLDRIKTLSFRGAKTLAKKMEAHREDAYLSYRLATIKLDCELEYGLDDLAIAAPDTAALVELYREMEFKAWLKELLEGGDMAATPHADEKGSAAAGNDLLGDSIAPVADKAAGKGKTAAAPTPELDAADEEDEMPEALPPREERNYRAITEQAELDAWLERVRDATSLCFDLETTSLNYMEAEIVGIGMALEVGEAVYIPVAHSYLDAPAQLDRQAVLEALTPILADTAITKIGQNLKYDIEVLARYDIAVAGPLADTMLMSYVLNSTATRHDMDSLALKYLGESTISFTDIAGKGAKQLTFDQIALEEAMPYACEDVDITLRLAALLMPRIEKLGRLGEVLRDYEYPLIPVLARIERNGVAIDPERLHAQTRELTEQIHDIEKQAFELAGREFNLSSPKQLGEILFEEQKLPVKKKTPKGAPSTAEAVLEELALDYPLPKLIMRHRGMTKLKSTYTDKLPQLVNPTTRRLHTSYHQAVTATGRLSSSDPNLQNIPVRSDEGRRIRQAFIARPGYRIVAADYSQIELRIMAHLSGDKGLLSAFAENRDVHAATAAEVFGTEEAKVSSDQRRSAKAINFGLIYGMSAWGLSRQLDIEPGQAKTYIERYFERYPGVATYMEDTRHLAAEQGYVETIFGRRLYLPEIGSRNHARRAAAERTAINAPMQGSAADIIKRAMIDVDAWLAGNDGDKAYDAMMVMQVHDELVFEVAEAQVEDFMKDVAQRMQNAASLDVPLLVEVEQGDNWEEAH, from the coding sequence ATGGCCGCCACGCCGATCGTTCTCGTCGATGGATCTTCCTATCTCTATCGTGCCTTTCATGCTCTGCCGCCGCTGACCACCTCCAAGGGCCTGCCCACCGGCGCGGTGAAGGGCGTGATCAACATGCTCAAGAGCCTGATTCGCCAGTACCCGGACAGCCCCATGGCGGTGGTCTTCGATGCCAAGGGCAAGACCTTCCGCGACGACATGTACCCCGAGTACAAGGCCCAGCGTCCGCCGATGCCGGATGACCTGCGCCTGCAGGTCGAGCCGCTGCATGCCTGCGTGCGCGCCCTCGGCCTGCCACTGCTGTGCGTGGAAGGTGTCGAGGCCGATGACGTCATCGGCACCCTGGCGCGCATGGCGACCGAAGCCGGGCGTGATGCCGTCATCTCTACCGGCGACAAGGACATGGCCCAGCTGGTGAACGAGCACATCACCCTGGTGAACACCATGAAGAACGAGACGCTGGACGTGGACGGCGTCACCGAGAAGTTCGGCATTCCGCCGAACCTGATCATCGACTTCCTCGCGCTGATGGGCGACAAGGTCGACAACATCCCCGGCGTACCGGGCGTGGGCGAGAAGACCGCGCTGGGCCTGCTGCAGGGCATGGAAGGCGGCCTCGACACCATCTACGGTGATCTCGATCGCATCAAGACGCTCAGCTTCCGTGGCGCCAAGACCCTGGCCAAGAAGATGGAAGCGCATCGTGAAGATGCCTATCTCTCCTATCGTCTCGCCACCATCAAGCTGGACTGCGAGCTGGAATATGGCCTGGATGACCTCGCGATCGCCGCGCCGGACACCGCCGCGCTGGTCGAGCTCTACCGCGAGATGGAGTTCAAGGCCTGGCTGAAGGAGCTGCTGGAAGGCGGCGACATGGCGGCCACGCCGCATGCCGATGAGAAGGGCAGCGCTGCCGCCGGCAATGACCTGCTCGGCGACAGCATCGCCCCGGTCGCGGACAAGGCCGCCGGCAAGGGCAAGACCGCCGCTGCACCGACGCCTGAGCTGGATGCGGCGGATGAGGAAGACGAGATGCCCGAGGCGCTGCCGCCGCGTGAGGAGCGCAACTACCGCGCCATCACCGAGCAGGCCGAGCTGGATGCGTGGCTCGAGCGCGTGCGCGACGCCACCTCGCTGTGCTTCGACCTCGAGACCACCAGCCTCAACTACATGGAAGCCGAGATCGTCGGCATCGGCATGGCGCTGGAAGTCGGCGAGGCCGTCTACATTCCCGTCGCCCACAGCTATCTGGATGCCCCCGCGCAACTGGATCGCCAGGCCGTGCTGGAGGCGCTGACGCCGATTCTCGCCGACACCGCCATCACCAAGATCGGCCAGAACCTCAAGTACGACATCGAGGTGCTGGCGCGCTATGACATCGCGGTGGCCGGCCCGCTGGCCGACACCATGCTGATGTCCTACGTGCTCAATTCCACCGCGACCCGTCACGACATGGACTCGCTGGCGCTCAAGTATCTGGGCGAGAGCACCATCAGCTTCACCGACATCGCCGGCAAGGGTGCCAAGCAGCTGACGTTTGACCAGATCGCGCTGGAAGAGGCGATGCCGTATGCCTGTGAGGATGTCGACATCACCCTGCGCCTCGCCGCGCTGCTGATGCCGCGCATCGAGAAGCTCGGGCGTCTGGGTGAGGTACTGCGTGATTACGAATACCCGCTGATTCCGGTGCTGGCGCGTATCGAGCGCAACGGCGTCGCCATCGACCCCGAGCGCCTGCACGCTCAGACGCGTGAGCTGACCGAGCAGATCCACGACATCGAGAAGCAGGCCTTCGAGCTTGCGGGCCGCGAGTTCAATCTCTCTTCTCCCAAGCAGCTGGGCGAGATCCTCTTCGAGGAGCAGAAGCTGCCGGTCAAGAAGAAGACGCCCAAGGGCGCGCCGTCCACCGCCGAAGCGGTGCTCGAGGAGCTGGCGCTGGACTACCCGCTGCCCAAGCTGATCATGCGCCATCGTGGCATGACCAAGCTCAAGAGCACCTACACCGACAAGCTGCCGCAGCTGGTCAACCCGACCACGCGTCGCCTGCACACCAGCTACCATCAGGCCGTCACCGCTACCGGGCGTCTGTCGTCGTCAGACCCGAACCTGCAGAACATTCCGGTGCGCAGTGACGAGGGCCGTCGCATCCGTCAGGCCTTCATCGCGCGCCCCGGCTATCGCATCGTCGCGGCGGATTACTCGCAGATCGAGCTACGCATCATGGCGCACCTCTCCGGTGACAAGGGCCTGCTCTCGGCCTTCGCCGAGAATCGCGATGTGCACGCTGCCACCGCCGCGGAAGTCTTCGGCACCGAGGAAGCGAAGGTCAGCAGTGATCAGCGTCGCAGCGCCAAGGCCATCAACTTCGGACTGATCTACGGCATGTCCGCCTGGGGCCTCTCGCGTCAGCTGGATATCGAACCCGGCCAGGCCAAGACCTACATCGAGCGCTACTTCGAGCGTTATCCGGGCGTCGCCACCTACATGGAAGACACGCGCCACCTCGCCGCCGAGCAGGGCTACGTCGAGACCATCTTCGGCCGTCGTCTCTACCTGCCGGAAATCGGCTCGCGCAATCATGCGCGTCGTGCTGCCGCCGAGCGCACCGCCATCAACGCCCCGATGCAAGGCAGCGCCGCCGACATCATCAAGCGTGCCATGATCGACGTGGACGCCTGGCTGGCGGGCAATGACGGTGACAAGGCCTATGACGCCATGATGGTCATGCAGGTACACGATGAACTCGTCTTCGAAGTCGCCGAAGCGCAGGTCGAAGACTTCATGAAAGACGTCGCCCAGCGCATGCAGAACGCCGCCTCCCTCGACGTCCCGCTGCTCGTCGAAGTCGAGCAAGGCGACAACTGGGAAGAAGCGCACTGA
- a CDS encoding TRAP transporter substrate-binding protein produces the protein MAAMPAQAEGPKQLDVASTFSTKNFLGAGAVRLSEELKSATGGEVGLRVHEPGDLVPAFEVFNSVSSGAVQAGWDWMGYWAGTVPITNLYGALPFGPSPEAFMSWMWAGEGTELVQAAYDPYGVKVLPCFISPQETGGWYNKEINSPEDFKGLSMRISGLGAKVLNKLGASTQLVPGSEIYLALERGRVDATEFSVPQVDQAMGFNEVAKYYYFPGWHQSASWFSLLINQQVWDSYSDERKAQFQTACRATLQWAMAEAPPAQVRAIHELEEKGVEVKRFPEPVMTALQEAWGEVLAEEKQTNPDFAKAYDSLMKHAALIDEWYELQAMPQPMAMKQADNADEGSAQ, from the coding sequence ATGGCCGCGATGCCGGCCCAGGCGGAAGGGCCGAAACAGCTCGACGTCGCCAGTACCTTCTCGACCAAGAACTTCCTCGGCGCCGGTGCCGTGCGCCTGTCAGAGGAACTCAAGAGCGCGACCGGCGGCGAGGTCGGCCTGCGCGTGCACGAACCGGGCGATCTCGTTCCGGCCTTCGAAGTCTTCAACTCCGTCTCCTCCGGTGCGGTACAGGCCGGTTGGGACTGGATGGGCTACTGGGCCGGCACGGTGCCGATCACCAACCTCTACGGCGCACTGCCGTTCGGCCCGAGCCCGGAAGCCTTCATGTCCTGGATGTGGGCCGGTGAGGGTACCGAGCTTGTGCAGGCCGCCTACGACCCCTACGGCGTGAAGGTGCTGCCGTGCTTCATCTCGCCGCAGGAAACCGGCGGCTGGTACAACAAGGAAATCAACTCGCCGGAGGACTTCAAGGGCCTGTCGATGCGCATCTCCGGCCTTGGCGCCAAGGTGCTCAACAAGCTGGGCGCTTCCACCCAGCTGGTGCCGGGCAGCGAGATCTACCTCGCGCTGGAGCGTGGCCGTGTCGATGCCACCGAGTTCTCGGTGCCGCAGGTCGATCAGGCGATGGGCTTCAATGAAGTCGCCAAGTATTACTACTTCCCGGGCTGGCACCAGAGCGCCAGCTGGTTCTCGCTGCTGATCAACCAGCAGGTATGGGACAGCTACAGCGATGAGCGCAAGGCGCAGTTCCAGACTGCCTGCCGCGCGACCCTGCAGTGGGCGATGGCCGAAGCGCCGCCGGCTCAGGTACGTGCGATCCACGAGCTCGAGGAGAAGGGTGTCGAGGTCAAGCGCTTCCCGGAACCGGTAATGACCGCGCTGCAGGAAGCCTGGGGTGAAGTGCTGGCCGAAGAGAAGCAGACCAATCCTGACTTCGCCAAGGCCTACGACTCGCTGATGAAGCACGCCGCTCTGATCGACGAATGGTACGAGCTGCAGGCCATGCCGCAGCCGATGGCCATGAAGCAGGCAGACAACGCTGACGAGGGTAGCGCCCAATGA